The following coding sequences are from one Paenibacillus tundrae window:
- a CDS encoding NAD(P)-dependent oxidoreductase, with translation MNIIVFGATGKTGREIVAGALKKGHQVTAFVRNPSKLNMTHPNLHVHTGEITNLKDVDSVLKAQHYDVAYSAIGSKGMFKREPLLIQAMHNMVKASEQNDVGKFVHISFAGVRSDAGKLGLLYKLIVPNVMRNLLHDHREKDAVIKQSSLNWVLVQPPILTVEPYSGKYVHEVQIQPDKSRKLKMSRANLADFMLKLANDSTYDRKEVFVTE, from the coding sequence ATGAACATTATTGTTTTTGGAGCCACTGGTAAAACCGGTCGCGAAATCGTCGCAGGAGCACTGAAGAAGGGGCATCAGGTTACCGCCTTTGTTCGCAATCCGTCTAAGCTTAACATGACTCATCCCAATCTTCATGTCCATACCGGCGAGATCACGAATCTTAAAGACGTTGACAGTGTGCTTAAAGCCCAACATTATGATGTAGCTTATTCAGCGATAGGCTCCAAAGGGATGTTTAAACGCGAACCCTTACTCATTCAAGCCATGCATAACATGGTCAAAGCATCAGAGCAGAACGATGTAGGCAAATTCGTTCATATCTCCTTCGCTGGTGTGAGATCAGATGCTGGTAAGTTAGGTTTGTTGTATAAGCTAATTGTCCCTAATGTGATGAGAAATCTGCTTCATGACCATCGAGAGAAGGATGCGGTAATCAAACAAAGTAGTCTAAACTGGGTGCTGGTTCAGCCGCCGATTCTAACTGTGGAGCCATATTCAGGGAAGTATGTGCATGAGGTGCAAATTCAACCCGATAAGTCACGTAAGTTGAAAATGTCACGAGCCAATCTGGCTGACTTTATGCTGAAGCTAGCGAATGATTCTACTTATGATCGTAAAGAGGTTTTTGTCACCGAGTAA
- a CDS encoding type II toxin-antitoxin system HicB family antitoxin, with product MKTYRAYAIFNFAADGINVTFPELPGCLTCGFTLDEALYMAKEALELYIKGEPIAELPALASEMPKLTDANDRVYLIEANHTD from the coding sequence ATGAAAACATACAGAGCCTATGCGATATTTAATTTTGCTGCTGATGGGATCAATGTTACCTTTCCTGAACTACCTGGATGTTTGACGTGTGGTTTTACATTAGATGAAGCTTTATATATGGCAAAAGAAGCGCTTGAGTTGTATATCAAAGGTGAGCCTATCGCGGAACTCCCAGCACTAGCTAGCGAGATGCCCAAGTTAACTGACGCTAATGATAGAGTGTATCTGATTGAAGCAAATCATACGGATTGA
- a CDS encoding YojF family protein: MEPIQPQDIQNRISELADQDVYVHLELTTGAYAQHLDSTRHPASAFISNAVIRYTQGSISATSPYRVGLKTTQGWIYAEGLTHVDEQDKDRLILAGHDTQGKLVVALQLSREMF, encoded by the coding sequence ATGGAGCCGATACAGCCTCAAGACATTCAAAATAGAATCAGCGAACTTGCTGATCAAGATGTATACGTACATCTTGAATTAACGACAGGTGCGTATGCTCAGCACTTGGACAGCACAAGACATCCGGCGTCGGCATTTATTTCCAATGCGGTCATTCGATATACGCAGGGATCAATCTCCGCGACGAGTCCATACCGAGTTGGCTTAAAGACAACTCAAGGATGGATCTATGCTGAAGGACTTACACATGTTGATGAGCAGGACAAAGATCGCTTAATTTTGGCTGGACATGATACTCAAGGAAAGTTAGTTGTAGCGTTACAACTCAGCAGAGAGATGTTCTGA
- the bshB2 gene encoding bacillithiol biosynthesis deacetylase BshB2, whose translation MNNEQYKHQRILVVFPHPDDEAFGVSGTLAKYIEDGAHVTYACLTLGEMGRNMGIPPFANRVTLPAIRKQELIESAHAIGIQDLRMLGFHDKMIEFEDPDLLDGRLMELIDELNPSLVITFYPGYSVHPDHDATGAAVIRTISRMPAQNRPVVHCIAFAKNYEQAIGKPDVLMDVKALLAKKMASIRAHRSQFQAAELVGKSELNDKEIQKRFGTEVFWTYRFE comes from the coding sequence ATGAATAATGAACAATACAAACATCAGCGCATTTTAGTTGTATTCCCTCATCCAGATGATGAGGCATTCGGAGTTTCGGGAACATTGGCTAAATACATAGAAGACGGTGCTCACGTCACGTATGCTTGCCTAACCCTTGGGGAAATGGGACGAAATATGGGAATACCCCCATTTGCCAATCGAGTAACGTTACCAGCCATCCGTAAGCAGGAATTGATTGAATCCGCCCACGCGATTGGTATCCAAGACTTAAGAATGCTAGGTTTCCACGATAAAATGATTGAATTTGAAGACCCGGATCTGTTGGATGGCCGGCTTATGGAGCTGATTGATGAGTTGAATCCGTCGCTCGTCATTACGTTCTATCCAGGTTATAGTGTGCATCCCGATCATGATGCGACGGGTGCTGCTGTTATCCGCACAATTAGCCGAATGCCAGCACAGAACCGTCCGGTTGTACATTGTATCGCATTCGCCAAAAACTATGAGCAGGCTATTGGGAAACCTGACGTTCTCATGGATGTGAAGGCGTTACTGGCGAAGAAAATGGCATCGATTCGCGCACACCGTTCGCAGTTCCAAGCGGCTGAGCTTGTCGGTAAAAGCGAACTGAATGATAAGGAAATTCAGAAACGCTTCGGAACCGAAGTGTTCTGGACCTATCGATTTGAATAA